The stretch of DNA CATTTATGAAAAGTGGTTCGAGACAAATTTGAATATACACAATCGACAGTTTCGTTAAGGGTTTTGGTTCCAGCAAGTATTCAAAGTTTGATTTTTTGTAGtgactgaattttttttttccttttaataTTAATTCGAAGCAATGTTAAGTTGATATCGAAATTTGATTGTGGTGGCTTTAGAAAGCGTTGATGTGTCCAGCGCTATGTTAAAAATTGGatcaaattaataaaaaattaaaagttaatgCATCCAAATTAAAATTCTTTTATTCTCGTTcttcttctttaatttttttttctaatttgcTAATACTATAAACTTTAATCTTATTCATTcttctatttttaattaaaaaacgaTAATATTCATGTATTATGCTACAAAAATTGTGTGTGAATGATTACTAGGTATATGCCTGCACTCGCCCTCGTTTCTTACTAAAGGAACTAACAAACGAGGTTTTGCGAGTTGCGTGTGTCTTATGTGAgacgtctcacggatcataatctgtgagacgagtcaaccctacccatattcataataaaaagtaatactcttagcataaaaagtagtactttttcatgggtgacccaaataagatatccgtctcacaaatacgacccgtgagaccatctcacacaaatttttgtcttgcGAGTTTAGGTTTTGGGGGTTTAGACGTTAACcatatttaattcattttaattgtttttggaCTTTTTTGCAGTCCTTTGATATTTCTTAAATGTGTGCCGAACATGTGGGTTAGCTAGGATAATTAAATTGAAAGTAAGTTTAACTAACTCTTCCacatgttaattaattaatatactattattttttgtttgacAAGAATGCATGCATGTGAATTAAAAACAACAAATTATCGCTACTTcaaaaatgttaaatatataCACTccattttacttttattttcttTGATCTCTTTAATAGAAAATACTATTTTTTTCTATATTAAATtagtatatatttattattgaaGGATGGAATATTAAATTAGTGCATGGCAATGTTATTATCAGAGTGGTCAAAACGTTTCAGTGGACAGACCGTGCCGCAATCTACCACAACTTGTTATTTGGCGGGATATAAGTAACCGATCCGTCGATTTTTAGTTATATTGGACGAGTTAAGCAAGTTAGGTCGTAATATGCCACAATCCACCATTTGGCGGTCTGATCACCAATCCGACGGAGCTGACTCATTTTGACAACTCTAGTGATTATGCATGAAATATTATTCTAATATCGAAATATTTTGTCCTAAAACACACTCCTCCGACCCGATAACGGACATACCTCAAATCTTAACAGCAGTTGAAACGGGGGAAGTGAGGTGGGTCGACATGTCATTTGGGAGAATTGAAAATTTTCGAACCCGACCCAGACGGTGGGGCGAGCTTACCCAACATGCTAATCTCTTTTGGCGACTCTACATGCCTTTGtatcatttttatatgttatctattatatttgaaatattaAAATGAGAAAAATTGAATTTTCCTCTTTTATATTTGAGTTTTGTAAATTTTATCATCTATTTTATTATACTGAATTTTAATCTTAAACATGGGCGGAGCTTCTTCCCACACTGggctaaaaaaaaaaagcagaCCAATCCAAGATTCCAACGATACCGGGAAAAAATCCAACATGCCCCAGCCATAACAACAGTTCTGACAGCCAGCCACCCGTGGATCATTGCAATTTAAGGTGGAATAGTGTAGTATGAGGCCAAGAAGTCCAAGCAGCACAAGGAAACTCAGAAACcctgattgcatgtttacaccATAAACTTCATTAATATTATCACACTTTATTTAGACAAAAAAAATAGCCAGCCATCagcattttattaaatattgaaaGAAAAGTTTGAACTCTAATAAAAGGTGATCAACATACAACAAATTTATTAAACAAAGTCTAGAAAAATGAGTGATGATTGGATGAATGATAGTCTCATTGTCTATGTagagaaaaatatatttctgATCGTTGATAATGAATCTATTGTACAAAGGTTTCAAAATATGAAGACTCGAAAAGAACAATTATAATGTAGTTATTTTGTGATGCtttatgattaattttttttttttgttttattaactATAATATACCGTAGCCTACACTGAATCAAAATTCTAGCTCCGCCCCTGATcttaaatctttcattttttttttttttttgtattttaacaATTTGTTTTGCAATTTTAGTTCTTTTTTGCATGGAAATATTTATGTGAAATTCGACAAGTGAGCTCCACAACCTAGCACCACATCGGAGGCATGTGGATAGAtgacttattttttttaaaaaaaaataattaacaaaACAAAGATAGttgattaaaatttaaatttaacagtatatataattaaaatcgtaaagaaataaatataaattgccAGATTTGCAATTTTCTCTAGTAAAGTTTAAGAGAAATTTGTGGTATAATGTTATGACTGCATTTAGTTTAAACTTTCTTTATCGATTtttgttcttattttgaaattgGAACCAAAAAGTTATGGAAATGGTTGTTGGGAGCtacatttgattttaatttatgattaaaaaaatcatgGTAGAATTTAAATATAAAGATTTTGCAAACAGGTGTTGGATAATTGTTTTGGAGAttgataaaaacaaaaataacctttttctttttcaaatttataATTGTTACGGGACTGGCCCAGCCCAAGTTCCCTTATTACATGGTCCACGACTTACGAGATTACATGTATGCTGCTTATGAATGGTACTTCAACGACACAGttattgtaattaaaatatgtaGATAAAGATTCAACCCTTTCAAAGATAAATCAAGCTGCTCCTCTTATCGTGTTAATGGATTGCCGtttggaaaatatatttttttcgtCAATTAACTTGCCCAATTTTAGGTTTTAGTTCATCAACGTTTCAAACTTTGGTCTCGACatactaaattttattttcgaCCATTTTGGTTCATTTACTTACATGGTATCAGGCACATCGCCATTTTTcgatgaattaaaattaaactctttttaTTAGCTAACTTTTTTACAATTCCCAAAACACCTATAACTATCTAATTataaataacattttttttatgttttattttctttcGTATCATTTCAATTTCAACTATTTATAacgttaatttaaaaaaaaatccgtTCTCTATGTTTTCTATAAAACAGATGTATCGTGTGTGTCACGATCcgttaatatatattatatactagcCGGAATAAAATTAATTCCAGGCATCATTTTAAGTAGTAAATTAGTATATGCTATTTATTaaagttaaatttttttactaGCTAACTTTCTTATAGATTTATGATGGTGGaactttttttataattttttaaacaccATGTAACTATCTCTTTATATAtagcatattttttttatatattattttatgatcaCCTATCATTTCAATTTCAACAATTAATaactttcattaaaaaaaactaCTTCATTATCAATCTTTTCTTCGAAACACACGTACCACGTGTGACACGATCCGTTAATACATGCcgcaataaaaattaattagggACATCTTTTTAAACTAGTAAATTAATAAGTCCCGTTCAACATCACATCTAAATCAGGAAAACATATATTTAAAAACTATATCAACTTCGATCGAGTTAAAAAAAATGGCCGCCATCTTCAAATCGACTATTATCACGTGATTATatatcaaacatatatatataatatatatgtcataccaaaaagagaaaaataaaaaatataagaaacttatttttttaattctaGATTTCGGATATGGACATTTTTTTTAAGGTATATGTTTGGATATGAACTATTGGTGTATGCCTCGCCTCACATGCAAAAATGGCGCAGATGCTGGAAATGAAGTGACTAGATTGCTTGGAAGAGGCTCGAGCCATTGAGGAAACTTCTATCACGGCGACCCGAGTCAGAATGCACGAGTTCCCACGCAATCAAACTCGATATTATTGCACGAATTCGAACCTGATCACCACCAAAAATATGTGGGGTCGGGATGTATGATTCATTAAATACCAGCTTAGAGTATTATCTTAAGATCGAGTTTCAAAATTATCGAACTCGAACATTCTCTTTATccaataatattaataaatataagGAAATTATTTTTCTCGGTTTATAAGTTGGCTTTAGTTGTATAtatgttatagatttatatgaCGGACATCGATTCTCGAGTGAATTTGGTCCATATATAGTATATGAGAGTATGGATTTGTTTACGATCTCGTATGCAGTATTGCACAATTAATTTATTACTAGTATACCGATGCACGCGTTGCGTGCTTGTacgatattttttataatttatttggtttatatttaaatgagaatcaaaatatatttataagaaatagtgaGTAGGCCAATTGGTCATGTTTATCGATTAACATCTAAGATGCAGTAGTAATTTATTTATCCAACATGTaactaattaaatttaatttgtcTTCGGAGTTAATAATTTGAAAATTGGAgaatctaatttttttaatgcaaAAATTATTGTAGTGTTATCAGGTATATATGAATTGGTGAAATAAGTGAATGTTTTTGATCATGGTCAGTAGTTTGATCATCTATCAACACTTTTTCGGATCGCATAAAATTTGCCTAGCATGATTGCAGGATATTGCATCTGCATTAGACCGATAATTTATCCACTACATATTAAAGATCGAGTAGCGATTTCAAATTCCAATACcgtcattaaaaaaattattgtgatcgtgatttaaaaaaaaaaaataacttacACTTCCTAATAATTTAGTCAAATTATTTtagaattaaaattattaaaatggtTACCTCCCGGCGGCATAAAGGGTAATTTCCAGTCGCCACGATCAATGGATTATTGGATTATACATTCACGTGCAAACTCACTCaatgtatttatttttaaaaaggttTTTTTTCCCTATCATTTATATTTATACTGTGTCCTTTACAATTCAACGCGCTCCTCGGACAACCTTTTTGACCCGTGAAATCCATTAGTTCAATCTTAATTCCATTTTCTACCTTCCCCCGTGGATTCTTGGACTGTGCTCccccttatatatatatatatatatatttaaatcaacTTAATCTCTCAGCCGCAACATTTACAACAAAAATGGATGCCAACAGTGGGAACTCGTCGAATCTCGACGCACAGGACCAAGAATTGAAGTACACGGGTGTAAGAAGACGTAAATGGGGGAAATATGTCTGCGAGATACGGCTTCCGAACAGCCGGGATCGCATATGGCTCGGCTCCTACGACACGGCCGAGAAGGCGGCGCGGGCGTTCGACGCCGCCCAGTTCTGCCTCCGCGGCCGCAACGCCAAGTTTAATTTCCCGGATGACCCGCCGAATATCGCAGGCGCCCAGTCGCTGACCCCGGGGGAGATTCAGGCTGTTGCACAGCGGTACGCTAGTAGTTATGGGGGAAGCTCAAGTAGACAGCGACTGGAACCGCAGCCAGTGGAGAGTGGTGTAGAGGACCAGTTTCGGTCCGGGTCTTCTAACTCCATTGATTGG from Primulina eburnea isolate SZY01 chromosome 6, ASM2296580v1, whole genome shotgun sequence encodes:
- the LOC140833506 gene encoding ethylene-responsive transcription factor ERF017-like — protein: MDANSGNSSNLDAQDQELKYTGVRRRKWGKYVCEIRLPNSRDRIWLGSYDTAEKAARAFDAAQFCLRGRNAKFNFPDDPPNIAGAQSLTPGEIQAVAQRYASSYGGSSSRQRLEPQPVESGVEDQFRSGSSNSIDWSFLDPVENGTGGKNQQESVSDFGLFQEHCDVYAPPHFAADVVDDDEDNGHGHDGYFTSNFLWNF